DNA from Arthrobacter sp. FW305-BF8:
GGCGCCGTCGTCGTCACGGACAACACCTTCTCCACCCCTCTGGAGCAGCAGCCGCTCAGCCTGGGGTCCGACGTCGTGCTGCACTCGGTGACCAAGTACCTGGCCGGCCACTCCGACGTGGTGCTGGGCGCCCTGGTGACCTCGGACGCGGACCTGCGCGAAACACTTCTTCACCACCGCATCATCCACGGCGGAATCGCCGGTCCCTTCGAAGCATGGCTGGCGCTGCGCGGCCTGCGGACGCTGGCCCTGCGCATTGAGCGTTCCCAGGCATCGGCGGCGGTGCTGGCCGAACGTCTCAGCGCACACCCGGCCTTGGAAAATGTGCGCTACCCGGGCCTGGTGTCGGATCCTGGCCACGATCTGGCCAAGTCCCAGATGACAGGCTTTGGCTCCATCCTCTGCGTCCAGGTGGCCGCCGCCGGCGGACTCAGCGCTTCCGAAACCGCGGACAAGCTGGTGCGTGCCCTGAACCTGTGGCTGCCGGCCACCTCCCTTGGCGGCGTTGAGTCGCTCATAGAGCGGCGGCGGCGGCACGCCGCGGAACCGGCCAGCGTCCCCGAGAACCTGGTGCGCCTGAGCGTCGGCATCGAAAACGTCGAGGACCTCTGGGCCGATTTGAAGCAGGCGCTCGACGCCCTGGACCGATAGGCTGGGCTGGTGGACGGACGACTACTGATTTTCTACGTTGAGAGCACGGTCTACTACATCCTGGGGCTGATAGCACTGGCCCTCGAGGTGTGGGCCTTCTTTGACTGCGTCCGCCACCGGCCAAACGCCTTTGAAGCTGTTGGCAAGCGCACCAAAACGTTCTGGCTGGCATTGACCGGCGGCAGCCTGGCCGTCGGCGCACTGTCTGTGCTCGGCGGCGGATCTGGCGGTCTCCTCGGCCCGCTTGGCCTGTTTGGCCTCGGAGCCGTGGTTGCGGCCTCCGTCTACCTGGCTGACGTCCGCCCGGCCGTAAAGGACGCCGGCCGTGGCGGCAGCCGGAACATGGGCCCTTACGGCCCCTGGTGACCCCAATTTTCGCCCGCGGCGTCAGCCCGGCGCCACAGCTTCCCAGCCCACGGTAAGTTCCCCCAGCCGCCAGCGCGAGGGGCCATCCTGCACCGGCCACCCGCCGTCGAGCAGCGCCCGACACATGGCCGTCCACCGTTGCCTGTTTCCAAAGGGCGCCAAGGGCGCCGCCTCGAGCCAGGCCCGGTCCATCGCCTGCAGCAGCGTGTGGATGCGTTCGCCGGGGACATTGCGGTGGATGAGCGCCTTGGGCAAGCGTTCCGCGATCTCGGACGGCAGCCCGAAACTCCCGAACCGCACT
Protein-coding regions in this window:
- a CDS encoding trans-sulfuration enzyme family protein, with translation MSLSDQHAASLSAETVVVAAGRPPREHDAPVNPPIVLSSTYFGTGALDDGDRGYGRYSNPTWDPFEEALGQLEGASLPGLLYSSGLAAVSSALSLIPNGGVLVMPSHSYSGSLVMAAELAEKGLLELRTVDIADTEAVRAQIAPQGGKPADMLWLESPTNPMLGIADIRALTQAAHEAGAVVVTDNTFSTPLEQQPLSLGSDVVLHSVTKYLAGHSDVVLGALVTSDADLRETLLHHRIIHGGIAGPFEAWLALRGLRTLALRIERSQASAAVLAERLSAHPALENVRYPGLVSDPGHDLAKSQMTGFGSILCVQVAAAGGLSASETADKLVRALNLWLPATSLGGVESLIERRRRHAAEPASVPENLVRLSVGIENVEDLWADLKQALDALDR
- a CDS encoding DUF2516 family protein; this encodes MDGRLLIFYVESTVYYILGLIALALEVWAFFDCVRHRPNAFEAVGKRTKTFWLALTGGSLAVGALSVLGGGSGGLLGPLGLFGLGAVVAASVYLADVRPAVKDAGRGGSRNMGPYGPW